CGCTGCTGCACGTCACCCTCGAAAACATCCCGGAGGACAGCGAGTCCTTGCTGTTTGTCACCCCGCCCCTGGCCCGGGTCGAGGCAGACAAAAGCCAACTGGTGCGGTTCATTCTGCAGAACCGTACGCCCCTGCAAACCCAGCGCCTGAAGCGGGTGATCTTCGAAGGCATGCCCAAGGACCGCGATGCCCAGCAGGCCGGTCACGCACGGGTCGGCGTGACCGTGCGACAGAACCTGCCCGTGATTATTCACCCCAAGGGCCTGGCACCGAATCGCACGCCCTGGACCGGGCTCACCTGGTCGCTCAACGACGGCCATCTGAACATCGCCAACCCCACGCCTTACGTGGTGCGTCTGGCTCAGGAGCTGCAACTGCTGCCCGGCAAGCATGGCCTGGTGCTGCCGCGTACCTACGTGCTTCCCGGTGAAACCTTGCGGCTCAGCACCCCCCACACCGGCACGGCCGTACGTCTGCAACCGGCCACCGTCTACGGCTTCGCCGTCGCCGCCTACGAAGCACCGATAACCGCAGCAAACGCTGAATAACGAAGTGACAGCCCTGTGACTGTCACCGGGAAGCCAGCCAACCGTTGCTGACTTCCATAACTTGAGTGCCTTACGTGAACACAGTAACCACTGACCCGGCCGGCGAAGCCGTGCCCGACTACCCTGCGCGCCCCGTCCTGCTCAAGGCCGTGCTGCCACTGACCATGGCCCTGCTGTCGGCCGAGTCCTGGGCCGACGCCTTCGACGCGCAAACCCTGCACCAGCGCGGAATCGACCCGGAGCTGGCCTACCTGTTGCTCGACGCACCGCGCTATACCAACGGGCGCCATGCCGTGAGCCTGACGGTCAACGGCCAGCGCCGTGGCCGCATTGATGCACAGTTCGACAGCCAGGGCGCGCTGTGCTTCGACCGGCCGCTGCTGGACGCCGCCGACCTGGTGATACCGCCATCGCTGGGTGGCGGCGGCTGCCATGACTTCCTCGGCGAATACCCACAAACCGTGGTGGAGCAAGACCCCGCCAGCCTGAGCATCAGACTGGTGGTGCCCACCGATGCGTTGCGCCCGCGTCAACGCGAGCTGTCCGGCTATGAAACCGGTGGCTTCGCCGGCCTGCTCAACTACGACGTGACCGGTTTGTATAACCGTTATGGCGACGACTCCAGCCGCTTCGGCTCGGCCAATACCGAGGTGGGCTTCAACGCCGGCGACTGGATCGTACGCAGCCGCCAGGTGCAGACCTGGCAGGATTCCCGCTCGCGCACCACGCACCTGGAAGCCTATGCCCAGCGCACGTTCGCCGAGCAGCAAGCGGTGTTGCAGGCCGGGCAGATCAGCCTCTACAACCCGGTGCTGGCATCGGCCCAGATCACCGGCATGCAGGTGTTCACTGAACAGGCGCTGCAGGATCAGGAACAAGGCTCGACTATCAACGGCATCGCCAACAGCCCGGCCCAGGTTGAAGTGCGCCAGAACGGCGCGCTGATTCACTCCACCGTGGTGCCTGCCGGGCCGTTCTCGCTGACCGACGTGCGGCGCCTGAACACCCGCGCCGACGTCGAAGTCATCGTCAAGGAAAGCAGCGGCGAAGAACGGCGTTTCACCGTGCCGGCCGCCATGCTCGGCATTGGCCTGCCGGCAGCGGGTTACTCGGTGGGGGCCGGGCGGGTGCGCAATATCGGCAATACCCGCGGTGACGACCCGTGGGTGGTCAGTGCCGGCTGGAGCGGTGCGTTGAACCCTCGCCTGAGCGTGGGGGCCGGTGGGCTGCTCGCTGAGGATTACCGCGCCACGGGCGCCAGCCTGGGCCTGCTGCCGTGGCCCGACGGCCAGGTGCAACTGTCGACCCAGATTGCCGATGCCCAGCGCCAGCGGGAGCGCGGGGTGCAAACCGACCTGACACTGTCGCAACGCCTGGGACAGCAATGGTCGATCACAGCCGGCGCGTCGCACCGCACCCTGGGCTACCGGGAGCTGGAAGACGCCGCCTACTACGATTCGCGCGACGACGATGGCCGGCGCACCCGCTACCGCGACCAGCAGAGCCTGTCGCTGGGCTGGGCCCATCCGTGGCTTGGCGCGTTCAACGCCGGGCTGTCGCGCACCACCACGTTCAACGGCGAAAACAGCAGCCGCGCCCTGGCGTCATGGGGCACCAGCGTGCGCGGCGTGTCGCTGTCGGCCAGCGCCGAGTGGCAGGTCAGCGGCCGCCAAAATGACGAGAACGCGGTGTACCTGAACCTCAGCGTCCCGCTCGGCGAAAACCGCCGCGGCCGGGCCTGGGTGCGTAATTCCGGTGGCGAGCACCGTATCGGCGTGGGCATAAACGAACAGGTCAATGATCAACTCAGTTACCGGGTCAGCGCCGAGCACGACAGCCGCGACCAGCAAGTGGAGTCCACGCTGGGGGTGTCCTACTTGCCGCGTTACGCACAACTGGACCTCAACTACAGCCGCTCGGACGCCGAGCGCTCCAGCTACCAGGGCGGCGCACGCGGGGCGGTGGTGGCGCACAGCAGTGGGGTGACGTTCTCACCCTACCCGGTGCGCGACACCTTCGCCCTGGTGTCCGTGGGCGATATGCCCGGGGTCAAGCTCACCACGCCAAGCGGCCCGGTGTGGACCGATGGCCAGGGCCAGGCCGTCGTGCCGCAGGTGTCCGCCTACGGGCGCAGTGCAGTCGAGGTGCAAACCCAGTCGCTGCCGCGCAATGCCGATATCAGCAACGGCCTGGCGGTGATCACTGCCGGGCGTGGTGCGGTAGACCGCGTGGAATTCGGCGTGGCCCTGACCCGTCGCGCCTTGCTCACGGTGACCACCGACCACGGCACGCCGCTGCCCCGTGGCGCCACCGTCAGCACCGCCGAGGGCGAGTTCGTGACCCTGGTGCAGGAAGGCAGCCAGGTGTTCCTGCCGAATGTGCTGGACCCACGCCGCCTGTGGGTCAAGGCAGAGGGCATGAGCCGCTGTGAACTGCAGGTCGACCTCGCAGAAAAAGCCGACCCGCAGGTGTATTTCGAAACCGCCCCGGCGCGCTGTGTGAAGCCATGAGGACCCCTCTGATGAAACGATTATTGCTGTTGGGATTGGCCCTGGCCGCCACCGCCCAAGGCCAGGCGCACGCCGATGACTGCCAGCTCAACCTGAGCCAGGCGCGCCTGGATTTCGGCGTGATGAACCGCGCCGTGCAACGCAACCCCAGCGCTGAAATCCTCCTGGGGGGAGCGCCGCCTGAGCCTGAACCTGAACTGCCCGACGCCCACCGACCTGCATATGTTCTATCGGGCCTTGGCCGCCGCCACTGAGCGTTACCGTTTTACCGAGCGAGGCAGTTACCGCGTGCAAATCAGCGACGCGGTACTCGACGGCCAGGCCGTGGAGCTGGGCCTGATCACCGGGCCAGGCCAGGCACCCACTGCACGCGGCAAGACGCTCGACTGGCGCGCCGACCACGCCATCGTGCCCTTGCGCGACGGCCTGCCAACCACCGGCAGCAGCTTTTCCGCGCAGTTGCTCGTGAACGCCTGGGCCCAGGCCGACGCCACGCAAGTGCGCGACGCGGTGACCTGGGAGGCCACCGGGCTGATCGACGCCGTCGCCACCGGCCGCGCCCGCGAGTTGTCGTTGCAGGCCGGCTTCGCCCCGGCGGCCTGCGAGGCGACCCTGTCCAACGGCGGGATTGTCGATTTTGGCCGCATGTGGGCCAAGAGCCTGAACGCCGACAAGGAAACCGGCCTCGCTTCGCGCAACCTGAGGCTGAACATCGGCTGCGACGGCCCGACCCACTTTGCCTTGCGCATGCAAGACAACCGCAAAGGCTCGACCACCGGCGGCATCGACGAGACCGCCTACGGCCTGGGAGT
The genomic region above belongs to Pseudomonas poae and contains:
- a CDS encoding fimbria/pilus outer membrane usher protein, which translates into the protein MALLSAESWADAFDAQTLHQRGIDPELAYLLLDAPRYTNGRHAVSLTVNGQRRGRIDAQFDSQGALCFDRPLLDAADLVIPPSLGGGGCHDFLGEYPQTVVEQDPASLSIRLVVPTDALRPRQRELSGYETGGFAGLLNYDVTGLYNRYGDDSSRFGSANTEVGFNAGDWIVRSRQVQTWQDSRSRTTHLEAYAQRTFAEQQAVLQAGQISLYNPVLASAQITGMQVFTEQALQDQEQGSTINGIANSPAQVEVRQNGALIHSTVVPAGPFSLTDVRRLNTRADVEVIVKESSGEERRFTVPAAMLGIGLPAAGYSVGAGRVRNIGNTRGDDPWVVSAGWSGALNPRLSVGAGGLLAEDYRATGASLGLLPWPDGQVQLSTQIADAQRQRERGVQTDLTLSQRLGQQWSITAGASHRTLGYRELEDAAYYDSRDDDGRRTRYRDQQSLSLGWAHPWLGAFNAGLSRTTTFNGENSSRALASWGTSVRGVSLSASAEWQVSGRQNDENAVYLNLSVPLGENRRGRAWVRNSGGEHRIGVGINEQVNDQLSYRVSAEHDSRDQQVESTLGVSYLPRYAQLDLNYSRSDAERSSYQGGARGAVVAHSSGVTFSPYPVRDTFALVSVGDMPGVKLTTPSGPVWTDGQGQAVVPQVSAYGRSAVEVQTQSLPRNADISNGLAVITAGRGAVDRVEFGVALTRRALLTVTTDHGTPLPRGATVSTAEGEFVTLVQEGSQVFLPNVLDPRRLWVKAEGMSRCELQVDLAEKADPQVYFETAPARCVKP
- a CDS encoding fimbria/pilus chaperone family protein; protein product: MKTYPTLLALGWLLSTQVYADGMVPDTSVVIVNEADGEASVSVTNTDGKLALLHVTLENIPEDSESLLFVTPPLARVEADKSQLVRFILQNRTPLQTQRLKRVIFEGMPKDRDAQQAGHARVGVTVRQNLPVIIHPKGLAPNRTPWTGLTWSLNDGHLNIANPTPYVVRLAQELQLLPGKHGLVLPRTYVLPGETLRLSTPHTGTAVRLQPATVYGFAVAAYEAPITAANAE